Genomic DNA from Methanomassiliicoccales archaeon:
TGGGTAACTTCGCCAACGTCCTATTCGTCCTTGCTGCTATGGAGATACTGACCCCTTCCCTGGGCGCATTGACCGCCGCCTCCATTGCAGTTGGGCTCTATGCCCTGCTCAACGCGATATACGCTGCCATGTCCTTCCCTGTCGGGGTCCTGGCGGACCGCCATCGCAAGCACATACTCTTGGGATTTGGCTATCTCTTCAATGCCTTGGCCTGTATTATACTGGCACTATGGAGTCAGAACTTGATCCTCATAGGTTTGGCATTCGTGGCGGTAGGCCTGCAGCTAGCCTTCACCGATACAATAGAGGGGGCGTTGGCGGCTGAGCTTCTTCCCAAAGACATTTCCGGGACCGGTTTCGGCGCCCTGCAATTCGTGGACGGAGTAGGGGATCTGATATCGAGTACTGTGGTCGGCATACTTTGGGTGGTCTTCTCCCCCGTTGTGGGCTTGATTTACTCGGCGCTGCTCAGCCTCTTAGCCTTTGCCCTCATCCTTCGCCTGATGCGAATACCTGCCTCTGGATGAGATCTTTCTGGCCTAATGGAAGCAATGCAGAGAAAAGCGATGTTGACGAGTCCATGACCCACCGAGATGGTATCAGATCCTTCATCCATGTCAGAACCGAATTACATTTCCTAGGGGGATCATTTGGGGCATAGGGAAAACGGCATTCAAATTCGAAATGGGGCGATCTATGCATATTTATGAATTTTTAATTTCATATGTACAAATTATCGCATCCTACATAATTCGACAGCATCTGTTCGGACTTCCATATATTCCAAATTTACTTGTGAATGGTGTTATTTTTCCCTTCCATTCCGCATTTTTCTTTGCGACTTTAGTAGCTTATATCAGGTTTTATATAGCAATCCTTTCCTACGTCTGAAGATTTTAATAGCTTTTGCGACATAGATTGATTTGCGAGATAGGACAAGGCGTATGACCGAGCTTGAAGGGTTTTTCGTCAAGAAGAGGAAGGCGGAGGAAGCGCTTCAGGTATTGATGAGATTTTTTAACTTTAAGAAGGCCGAGATAAGCCTTTATGGTCTCTTGCTTAAGAGCCCTTTGACCATCAAGGAGATTCAGGAAAGGATGAAAGTTTCCGAACGCTCGATAAGGAAGTACTTAAAAAAGCTAGAGGAGGAGGGCTTCATAGTCAAGAGAGTGGTGCAGGGAAAAAGATTGAAATATGTGTATCAGTCAGTCCACCTCGAGGAAGCTTGGAATAAACTTGATCATCGCATAAGAAAGACTCTTTCCGACTTTGCCGAAGCGATTGCCAAGTGAGCGTTTTTCTCATATCACTTTTTCATGTTGCGAATGAGAAATAGGAGTAGGTCAGCGCGGAGGGTGAAAGACATGATCAGCATTCCCTTTTTTCCCGTTTTCATCTCTCAATTGCTAGCCTTTCCGTCGGGAGCGCAAAGCTCTTGACGGCAGGGGATTCTAGGACTCCTCCCTATTATCATATCGCTGAGGCCAGAGATTTTCAGGATAGAACGTATGGCCTTCGTCCCATGCCTCATCACATAGAATGGAGATGTCATAATG
This window encodes:
- a CDS encoding helix-turn-helix domain-containing protein, whose translation is MRDRTRRMTELEGFFVKKRKAEEALQVLMRFFNFKKAEISLYGLLLKSPLTIKEIQERMKVSERSIRKYLKKLEEEGFIVKRVVQGKRLKYVYQSVHLEEAWNKLDHRIRKTLSDFAEAIAK